The following proteins are encoded in a genomic region of Cellulomonas sp. ES6:
- a CDS encoding IS30 family transposase, producing the protein MEFEIRADRAPQGRKQLDRERAAYFQLMAQGYSSREACRVVGINTRTGKRWRNGTAPTRNKPGLPPHRVGVGRAVSSCPSGRYLSLDERLVIADLLRAGRSLRSIATELGRSVSTVSREVARNAHPRTGDYRPHSANERAAARRPRPKIRKLHANVELHGLVQAHLSRRWSPEQISAMLTLQFPARAEMRVSPETIYQAIYVQGRGQLRRDLVAALRTGRAMRKPRRMAQARQPRYRDPMVMISERPAEAVDRAVPGHWEGDLIIGKGQQSAIGTLVERTTRFCMLIHLPADRGAETFRDALVETMTALPEHLRRSLTWDQGSEMGKHLEFTLATGIPVYFCDPASPWQRGSNENTNGLLRQYFPRGTDLRGYDRAHLDAVAHQLNTRPRKTLGWTTPARRLAELLGP; encoded by the coding sequence ATGGAGTTCGAGATCAGGGCGGACCGTGCGCCGCAGGGCAGGAAGCAGCTGGACCGGGAGCGGGCGGCATACTTCCAGCTCATGGCGCAGGGCTACAGCAGCAGAGAGGCGTGCCGAGTCGTCGGGATCAACACCCGTACCGGCAAGCGGTGGCGCAACGGCACCGCACCCACGCGAAACAAGCCCGGCCTACCTCCACATCGAGTGGGGGTAGGCCGGGCTGTTTCGTCATGTCCGTCGGGTCGGTACCTGTCGCTGGACGAGCGGCTGGTGATCGCTGACCTGCTGCGAGCAGGCCGGTCGTTGCGGTCGATCGCGACCGAGCTCGGCAGGTCGGTATCCACGGTCAGCCGCGAGGTCGCGCGGAACGCCCACCCGCGCACGGGCGACTACCGCCCGCACTCCGCCAACGAGCGCGCCGCGGCCCGCCGGCCCCGCCCGAAGATCCGCAAGCTGCACGCGAACGTCGAGCTGCACGGCTTGGTGCAGGCGCACCTGTCTCGCCGGTGGAGCCCGGAGCAGATCTCGGCGATGCTGACTCTCCAGTTCCCGGCCCGGGCGGAGATGCGGGTGTCACCCGAGACGATCTACCAGGCGATCTACGTCCAGGGCCGCGGCCAGCTGCGCCGGGACCTGGTCGCGGCACTGCGCACCGGGCGCGCGATGCGCAAGCCCCGCCGGATGGCCCAGGCCCGCCAGCCCCGCTACCGCGACCCGATGGTGATGATCAGCGAGCGGCCCGCCGAGGCCGTCGACCGGGCGGTTCCAGGACACTGGGAGGGCGACCTGATCATCGGCAAGGGTCAGCAGTCCGCCATCGGCACCCTGGTCGAGCGCACCACCCGGTTCTGCATGCTGATCCACTTGCCGGCCGACCGGGGTGCCGAGACGTTCCGCGACGCCCTGGTCGAGACCATGACCGCATTGCCCGAGCACCTGCGCCGGTCGCTGACCTGGGACCAGGGCTCGGAGATGGGCAAGCACCTCGAGTTCACCCTGGCGACCGGCATCCCGGTCTACTTCTGCGACCCCGCCTCACCTTGGCAGCGCGGGTCCAACGAGAACACCAACGGGCTGCTGCGCCAGTACTTCCCCAGGGGCACAGACCTGCGCGGCTACGACCGCGCCCACCTCGACGCTGTCGCTCACCAACTCAACACCCGACCCCGCAAGACGTTGGGCTGGACGACACCCGCACGCCGTCTCGCTGAACTTTTGGGGCCATGA
- a CDS encoding OsmC family protein — translation MPVPEEYAVTVAAGSLHVEGATARLPHRWTEGGVEVRGAFTGAHLLHLAVAGCVLNDLFREAAALGVPLDGAEVTATGGFDTVTWASTGVEYAVRLSGPSPAEAERLVAAVDAVAEIPRALRQGVPVRRAGGPDVSPPATPRAPRA, via the coding sequence GTGCCGGTCCCCGAGGAGTACGCCGTGACCGTCGCTGCCGGCTCGCTGCACGTCGAGGGGGCGACAGCCCGGCTCCCCCACCGCTGGACGGAGGGCGGCGTGGAGGTCCGTGGTGCGTTCACCGGCGCGCACCTGCTGCACCTCGCGGTCGCCGGCTGCGTCCTGAACGACCTGTTCCGCGAGGCGGCGGCGCTCGGGGTCCCGCTGGACGGTGCGGAGGTGACCGCCACCGGGGGCTTCGACACGGTCACGTGGGCGTCCACGGGCGTGGAGTACGCGGTGCGGTTGTCCGGCCCGTCGCCGGCCGAGGCCGAGCGGCTGGTCGCCGCCGTGGACGCGGTCGCGGAGATCCCGCGGGCGCTGCGCCAGGGCGTGCCCGTGCGGCGCGCGGGCGGCCCGGACGTCAGCCCGCCCGCCACCCCGCGAGCTCCGCGCGCGTGA
- a CDS encoding CBS domain-containing protein → MTTAREIMTAGAECVGEGETLEAAARKMKDLDVGQLPICGEDGRLKGVLTDRDIVVKCLADGGDPRSTTAGQLAEGKPVTIGADDSVEEAIATMVKHQVRRLPVIDGHGLVGMLSQADIARSYPEDRVGELVELISRD, encoded by the coding sequence ATGACCACAGCCCGCGAGATCATGACGGCCGGCGCCGAGTGCGTCGGAGAGGGTGAGACGCTGGAGGCGGCCGCCCGCAAGATGAAGGACCTGGACGTCGGCCAGCTGCCGATCTGCGGTGAAGACGGGCGCCTCAAGGGTGTCCTCACCGATCGGGACATCGTGGTGAAGTGCCTCGCCGACGGTGGTGACCCCCGTTCGACGACGGCGGGACAGCTCGCCGAGGGCAAGCCCGTGACCATCGGCGCGGACGACTCGGTCGAGGAAGCCATCGCCACGATGGTCAAGCACCAGGTGCGTCGACTGCCGGTCATCGACGGCCACGGACTCGTCGGGATGCTCAGCCAGGCCGACATCGCCCGCTCCTACCCCGAGGACCGCGTCGGCGAACTGGTCGAGCTGATCTCCCGCGACTGA
- a CDS encoding cadmium resistance transporter, with amino-acid sequence MLSTIATAAGLFVATNIDDIVVLTVLFAVAARGTSGLRGWQIVAGQYLGLTALIAVSFLAALGLTIVPDEWVGLLGLIPLAIGVLALVRTLRGQDDDDEAESALKAVGLLGVAGITIANGGDNIAIYTPVFRTMSTGDALITIVVFLVLLALWCLFARAIGTNERVTETLEKVEHWLVPVVFIGLGLFILVESGTLAHIASLL; translated from the coding sequence GTGCTGAGCACGATCGCAACCGCGGCCGGGCTGTTCGTCGCGACCAACATCGACGACATCGTGGTCCTGACGGTCTTGTTCGCGGTCGCCGCGCGCGGGACGTCGGGGCTGCGCGGCTGGCAGATCGTGGCCGGGCAGTACCTCGGCCTCACAGCGTTGATCGCGGTCAGCTTCCTGGCCGCCCTCGGCCTGACGATCGTGCCGGACGAGTGGGTCGGGTTGCTGGGCCTCATCCCGTTGGCCATCGGTGTCCTGGCTCTGGTGCGTACCTTGCGCGGGCAGGACGACGACGACGAGGCCGAGTCCGCGCTCAAGGCCGTCGGGCTGCTCGGCGTCGCCGGAATCACGATCGCCAACGGCGGGGACAACATCGCGATCTACACCCCGGTGTTCCGCACCATGTCCACCGGCGACGCGCTGATCACGATCGTGGTGTTCCTCGTCCTGCTCGCCCTGTGGTGCCTGTTCGCGCGAGCGATCGGCACGAACGAGCGCGTCACCGAGACGCTGGAGAAGGTCGAGCACTGGCTCGTGCCCGTGGTCTTCATCGGCCTCGGCCTGTTCATCCTCGTCGAGTCCGGCACCCTCGCACACATCGCCTCGCTCCTCTAG
- a CDS encoding STAS domain-containing protein, whose protein sequence is MQHKDSITTSDDGSVMTVRLTGEVDATLRREAARALAAVRSSKLPVVVDLSAVSFIDSTGVGLLLQCHKACLGRGMACTLRGTPPRVERVLTVLGLLDVLHLGKRATTAS, encoded by the coding sequence GTGCAGCACAAGGACTCGATCACCACGTCCGACGACGGGTCGGTGATGACTGTGCGGTTGACGGGCGAGGTGGATGCGACCCTGCGACGCGAGGCCGCGCGGGCGCTGGCGGCGGTTCGGTCGTCGAAGTTGCCCGTGGTCGTGGACCTCAGTGCGGTGTCGTTCATCGACTCCACCGGGGTGGGGCTGCTGCTGCAGTGTCACAAGGCGTGTCTCGGGCGGGGGATGGCCTGCACGTTGCGCGGAACTCCGCCGCGAGTGGAACGCGTCCTGACGGTGCTCGGGCTCCTGGACGTGTTGCACCTCGGTAAGCGTGCGACAACGGCGAGTTGA
- a CDS encoding FmdB family zinc ribbon protein yields MPTYSYTCTECGHAFDIHQSFSDAALTECPSCGGRLRKVFSAVGVVFKGSGFYRTDSRSGRTSGSSSSSSSSTTSSGNSSSGGSSSGGSSSTSTSSTSSSSSAAKPAAG; encoded by the coding sequence GTGCCCACCTACTCGTACACCTGCACCGAGTGCGGCCACGCCTTCGACATCCACCAGTCCTTCAGCGACGCGGCGCTCACCGAGTGCCCGAGCTGCGGCGGCCGGCTGCGCAAGGTCTTCTCCGCCGTCGGCGTCGTCTTCAAGGGATCGGGCTTCTACCGGACCGACTCCCGGTCCGGCCGGACCTCGGGCTCGAGCAGCTCGTCGTCGTCGAGCACCACGTCGTCGGGCAACTCGTCGTCGGGCGGGTCGTCGTCGGGCGGGTCGTCGAGCACGTCGACGTCCTCGACGTCCTCCTCCTCGTCCGCCGCGAAGCCCGCCGCCGGCTGA
- the glp gene encoding gephyrin-like molybdotransferase Glp, which translates to MRSVQDQLAAVLAAVGPVSPLDVVLSDAAGCILAEDLVAPADVPSRPVAACDGYAVASGDLHGAGAPVLPVAHDVLAGDPAALRLAPGQAVRIASGGPVPAGADAVVAAEDTDRGAVRVTLHRLPVPGVNVRPAGADTARGSVVLAAGTRLGARQLAVAAASGRGRLRVHPAPRVVLVSTGSELTEPGTPRRDGGVYEAAGHALEAAVRDTGATPVRVGVVTDDRAVLSEALEDQLVRADVVVTTGGLSESQHDTLADVLAPLGTVRFDQVAMAPGYRHGFGTVGGGAGAVPLFALPGHPVAAQVAFEVFVRPALRAMAGHTDLFRPSVAARADVGWESPAGVRQFVPAAVVGSPSEGYRVTPVGDPGVPSVTGLAHANALAVVGEQDTAVVAGQVVHCLVLEG; encoded by the coding sequence ATGAGATCCGTGCAGGACCAGCTCGCGGCGGTGCTGGCCGCGGTGGGCCCGGTGTCCCCGCTCGACGTCGTGCTCTCCGACGCGGCGGGCTGCATCCTCGCCGAGGACCTGGTCGCCCCCGCCGACGTGCCGTCGCGGCCGGTCGCCGCGTGCGACGGGTACGCGGTCGCGAGCGGGGACCTGCACGGTGCGGGCGCGCCGGTGCTCCCGGTCGCCCACGACGTGCTGGCGGGGGATCCCGCCGCGCTGCGCCTCGCGCCCGGCCAGGCGGTGCGGATCGCGTCGGGCGGGCCGGTGCCCGCGGGTGCGGACGCCGTCGTCGCCGCGGAGGACACCGACCGCGGGGCCGTGCGCGTGACGCTGCACCGGCTGCCCGTGCCCGGCGTGAACGTGCGGCCTGCCGGCGCGGACACGGCCCGGGGGTCGGTCGTCCTGGCCGCGGGGACGCGCCTGGGCGCCCGGCAGCTCGCCGTCGCGGCGGCCAGCGGCCGGGGGCGGCTGCGCGTGCACCCCGCCCCGCGCGTGGTCCTGGTCTCGACCGGGTCCGAGCTGACCGAGCCGGGCACGCCCCGGCGCGACGGCGGTGTCTACGAGGCCGCCGGCCACGCGCTGGAGGCGGCCGTCCGCGACACCGGAGCGACACCGGTGCGGGTGGGCGTGGTGACGGACGACCGCGCCGTGCTGAGCGAGGCGCTCGAGGACCAGCTCGTGCGCGCGGACGTCGTGGTGACGACCGGGGGGCTGTCGGAGTCGCAGCACGACACGCTCGCGGACGTGCTCGCGCCGCTGGGCACCGTCCGGTTCGACCAGGTCGCGATGGCACCGGGCTACCGGCACGGCTTCGGGACGGTGGGCGGCGGCGCGGGGGCCGTCCCGCTGTTCGCCCTGCCGGGCCACCCCGTCGCCGCGCAGGTGGCGTTCGAGGTGTTCGTCCGCCCCGCCCTGCGCGCGATGGCGGGGCACACCGACCTGTTCCGGCCGTCGGTCGCGGCGCGTGCGGACGTGGGCTGGGAGTCGCCGGCCGGTGTGCGCCAGTTCGTGCCGGCCGCGGTCGTGGGGTCGCCGAGCGAGGGCTACCGCGTGACGCCGGTGGGCGACCCCGGTGTGCCGTCGGTGACGGGGCTCGCGCACGCGAACGCGCTGGCCGTGGTGGGCGAGCAGGACACCGCCGTCGTGGCCGGGCAGGTCGTGCACTGCCTGGTGCTGGAGGGCTGA
- a CDS encoding M15 family metallopeptidase encodes MTVTMNGAERIDYDDGRLTTITAGGRSTKVRAGDAATILAYVGQEFHERVEPLQTFHGWRSLAVNTASGGIGNSNHLSGTAVDCNGGRHPRYRSGTFTPEQVGALRAILADVNAAAGETVLRWGGDWGTQVDEMHIELVGSPTAWARAAASIRATTPVSKPGHTTTPTPGGVQVTPPDPIQPLEEDDRMLTLAKLKGTNGVYIGDGVTRRLVKTPQELKDIQWQMDHGILRGKPEVLVVDRIDWLGKKV; translated from the coding sequence GTGACGGTCACGATGAACGGCGCCGAGCGGATCGACTACGACGACGGGCGCCTGACGACGATCACCGCCGGCGGCCGCTCGACGAAGGTCCGCGCCGGCGACGCCGCCACGATCCTGGCCTACGTCGGCCAGGAGTTCCACGAGCGCGTCGAGCCGCTGCAGACGTTCCACGGGTGGCGCTCGCTGGCCGTCAACACCGCGTCGGGTGGCATCGGGAACTCCAACCACCTGTCCGGTACCGCGGTCGACTGCAACGGCGGCCGCCACCCCCGCTACCGCTCCGGGACGTTCACCCCCGAGCAGGTCGGCGCGCTGCGCGCGATCCTCGCCGACGTCAACGCCGCCGCCGGCGAGACGGTCCTGCGCTGGGGCGGGGACTGGGGCACCCAGGTCGACGAGATGCACATCGAGCTCGTCGGCAGCCCGACCGCGTGGGCACGCGCGGCCGCATCGATCCGCGCCACCACACCGGTGTCGAAGCCGGGCCACACCACCACCCCGACCCCCGGCGGCGTGCAAGTCACGCCGCCGGACCCGATCCAGCCCCTCGAGGAGGACGACCGCATGCTCACCCTCGCGAAGCTCAAGGGCACCAACGGCGTCTACATCGGCGACGGTGTCACCCGCCGCCTGGTGAAGACCCCCCAGGAGCTCAAGGACATCCAGTGGCAGATGGACCACGGCATCCTGCGGGGCAAGCCCGAGGTGCTCGTCGTGGACCGCATCGACTGGCTCGGCAAGAAGGTCTGA
- a CDS encoding GNAT family protein produces the protein MPRGWPVVLTDGDVALRPLRRTDEAVWMRLRAANAAWLEPWDATSPEPLSGRRPTFPQFVRTLDRQARSGSSLPFAVEHEGELVGQLTVSGITYGSLYSASIGYWIARHVAGRGITPTAVALATDHCFAGLGLHRVEVNIRPENGPSLRVVEKLGFRDEGLRERYLHIQGRWCDHRTFALTTEDVPGGLLARWHAARTPRA, from the coding sequence ATGCCGCGCGGCTGGCCGGTCGTGCTGACCGACGGCGACGTGGCCCTCCGGCCGCTGCGCCGCACCGACGAGGCGGTGTGGATGCGGCTGCGCGCCGCGAACGCCGCGTGGCTGGAGCCGTGGGACGCGACCTCGCCCGAGCCGCTCAGCGGGCGGCGCCCCACGTTCCCGCAGTTCGTGCGGACGCTCGACCGGCAGGCCCGCTCGGGGTCGTCGCTGCCGTTCGCCGTCGAGCACGAGGGCGAGCTCGTCGGGCAGCTCACGGTCTCGGGCATCACGTACGGCTCGCTGTACTCGGCGTCGATCGGGTACTGGATCGCGCGGCACGTGGCGGGCCGCGGCATCACGCCGACGGCGGTGGCGCTCGCGACGGACCACTGCTTCGCGGGCCTCGGGCTGCACCGCGTCGAGGTGAACATCCGCCCGGAGAACGGCCCGTCGCTGCGCGTGGTGGAGAAGCTGGGGTTCCGCGACGAGGGCCTGCGCGAGCGCTACCTGCACATCCAGGGCCGGTGGTGCGACCACCGGACGTTCGCCCTCACGACGGAGGACGTCCCCGGCGGGCTGCTCGCGCGCTGGCACGCGGCGCGGACGCCGCGCGCCTGA
- a CDS encoding ANTAR domain-containing protein, whose translation MTAEVRGEHRWLSGVPDIDPGDHLAAWDTPETAARGSSSAVWNRSADVLVCVSVRVPEPVDWAPARANLDAVAATITAMVVDQQAANDLAQTVEDLTRALHSRPVIDQAIGVIMAQSRCSPARAMQILRSASQHRNRKVHDVASSIVEQVAGSRPAPGAFVPRRAAAS comes from the coding sequence GTGACCGCTGAGGTCCGTGGTGAGCACCGCTGGCTGTCCGGCGTGCCCGACATCGACCCCGGAGACCACCTGGCTGCGTGGGACACACCCGAGACGGCAGCGCGGGGTTCGTCTTCGGCGGTGTGGAACCGATCCGCGGATGTCCTGGTGTGCGTCTCGGTCCGGGTGCCTGAGCCGGTGGACTGGGCGCCTGCCCGCGCCAACCTCGACGCCGTCGCCGCGACCATCACCGCGATGGTCGTCGACCAGCAGGCCGCTAACGACCTGGCGCAGACCGTCGAGGACCTCACCCGCGCGCTGCACTCGCGACCGGTCATCGACCAGGCGATCGGGGTGATCATGGCCCAGAGCCGCTGCTCCCCGGCGCGCGCGATGCAGATCCTGCGATCCGCGTCCCAGCACCGCAACCGGAAGGTCCACGACGTCGCCTCGTCCATCGTAGAGCAGGTCGCAGGATCGCGGCCCGCTCCAGGCGCGTTCGTCCCCCGGCGTGCAGCGGCTAGCTGA
- a CDS encoding ATP-binding protein, with amino-acid sequence MAEHRDHDRGVILAAPAVVSSVPRLRRWSLERARAAGAGIQALATIELAASEVITNAVRHAHNTGDITVRMRADATQVRFDVHDDDPTLPHLRANREGLPGGHGLHILGTITSGWGAYNTGAGGKAVWFTVPL; translated from the coding sequence GTGGCTGAGCACCGCGACCACGATCGAGGCGTGATCCTCGCCGCCCCCGCGGTCGTCAGCTCCGTGCCACGGCTGCGCCGGTGGTCGCTCGAACGGGCCCGCGCAGCCGGCGCTGGCATCCAGGCGCTCGCCACGATCGAGCTTGCCGCCAGCGAGGTGATCACCAACGCGGTGCGCCACGCCCACAACACCGGGGACATCACGGTGCGCATGCGCGCCGACGCCACCCAAGTCCGGTTCGACGTCCACGACGACGATCCGACGTTGCCGCATCTGCGAGCCAACCGCGAAGGACTCCCTGGAGGGCACGGGCTGCACATCCTGGGCACGATCACGTCCGGCTGGGGTGCTTACAACACCGGCGCCGGCGGGAAGGCCGTGTGGTTCACTGTCCCGCTGTGA
- the mscL gene encoding large conductance mechanosensitive channel protein MscL, whose product MSDALRQGLRSTTERARGLSGVFQGFKDFISRGNAVELAVGVVIGAAFGAVVTAVQSGLIGPLIAMIFGKPDISELWVISGRNDAEINVGVILNALLQFLITAAAVYFVIVLPLNKLAERRKRGIEAEPARPSEDILLLQEIRDLLAAGQGATPPPAPGAPPAGSGPGAHAAPQPPI is encoded by the coding sequence ATGAGCGACGCACTACGCCAGGGCCTGCGCAGCACCACGGAGCGCGCGCGGGGCCTCTCCGGCGTCTTCCAGGGATTCAAGGACTTCATCTCGCGGGGCAACGCCGTGGAGCTCGCGGTCGGCGTCGTCATCGGCGCCGCGTTCGGCGCGGTGGTCACGGCCGTGCAGAGCGGGCTGATCGGCCCGCTCATCGCCATGATCTTCGGCAAGCCGGACATCTCCGAGCTCTGGGTCATCAGCGGCCGGAACGACGCCGAGATCAACGTCGGCGTGATCCTCAACGCGCTGCTGCAGTTCCTCATCACGGCGGCGGCGGTCTACTTCGTCATCGTGCTGCCGCTGAACAAGCTGGCCGAGCGCCGCAAGCGGGGCATAGAGGCCGAGCCGGCCCGCCCGTCGGAGGACATCCTGCTGCTCCAGGAGATCCGCGACCTGCTCGCCGCCGGGCAGGGCGCCACGCCGCCCCCGGCCCCGGGCGCGCCGCCGGCCGGCTCGGGTCCCGGCGCGCACGCCGCACCGCAGCCCCCGATCTGA
- a CDS encoding 5-formyltetrahydrofolate cyclo-ligase — translation MSAVAQPYPHVSEGSTVTEVKDEFRALLRAARQARSARRRTEAADAFVDVVETIPALADARCVAVYSARPTEPDTGPLLDSLAGRQIEVLLPVLGAGLQREWARYAGRHDLLQRAPGRPPEPSTPSLGAEALAEADVIVAPALAVDTSGTRLGQGGGWYDRALAHARPGTPVIALVFAEELYDAEVRPLPREPHDRRVDMVATPERWYHLGA, via the coding sequence ATGAGCGCCGTCGCCCAGCCGTACCCGCACGTCTCCGAGGGCAGCACGGTGACCGAGGTGAAGGACGAGTTCCGGGCCCTCCTGCGCGCGGCCCGGCAGGCACGGTCGGCCCGGAGGCGCACGGAGGCGGCGGACGCGTTCGTCGACGTCGTCGAGACGATCCCCGCCCTGGCCGACGCCCGGTGCGTCGCGGTGTACTCGGCGCGACCCACCGAGCCCGACACCGGCCCGCTGCTCGACTCCCTCGCGGGGCGGCAGATCGAGGTGCTGCTGCCCGTCCTCGGCGCGGGGCTGCAGCGCGAGTGGGCGCGGTACGCCGGCCGGCACGACCTGCTGCAGCGCGCACCCGGACGCCCGCCGGAGCCCTCGACGCCGTCCCTCGGGGCGGAGGCGCTCGCGGAGGCCGACGTGATCGTCGCCCCGGCGCTCGCCGTCGACACGTCCGGTACCCGCCTCGGCCAGGGCGGTGGCTGGTACGACCGCGCCCTCGCCCACGCACGCCCCGGCACCCCGGTCATCGCCCTGGTGTTCGCCGAGGAGCTCTACGACGCGGAGGTCCGTCCCCTGCCGCGCGAGCCCCACGACCGCAGGGTCGACATGGTCGCGACCCCCGAGCGCTGGTACCACCTGGGCGCCTGA
- a CDS encoding metalloregulator ArsR/SmtB family transcription factor: MKPEVCTATTADIEPAVALFRSLGDPARLAIVRRLAAGEARVAELTNDLELAQSTVSSHVACLKDCGLVTGRMEGRRVFYSLAHPELLDMLAAAETLLAATGSAVTLCPTYGVDGQVSAC; encoded by the coding sequence ATGAAACCTGAGGTGTGTACGGCGACCACGGCGGACATCGAGCCTGCGGTCGCCTTGTTCCGGTCGCTGGGCGATCCGGCCCGGCTAGCGATCGTGCGCCGGCTCGCGGCCGGCGAGGCGCGGGTCGCGGAGCTGACCAACGATCTGGAGCTGGCGCAGTCGACTGTGTCCTCACACGTGGCGTGCTTGAAGGACTGTGGCCTGGTGACCGGGCGCATGGAGGGCCGGCGGGTGTTCTACTCGTTGGCCCACCCGGAGCTGCTGGACATGCTTGCGGCTGCGGAGACGCTGCTCGCTGCGACGGGTAGCGCGGTCACGTTGTGCCCGACCTACGGCGTGGACGGGCAGGTGTCGGCGTGCTGA
- a CDS encoding SAF domain-containing protein, with product MPLTGRISPATRRALRLLAWRARRPLAALCAALAVVAVVEQVRPPDPPTVEVPVAARDLPAGAVLRPRDVHLQQVPPALVPHRDVPRADDVTGRPLLVAVPLGLPLVPELLADEAAVPPEGTVVVPVRFADAGVAALLRPGVLVDVVAAPVLDGDEPERLARGAVVLAPAGSGAGDASGGAADGPGAAAADRGDGLRDGSAADGPVLLAVRPDEAVSLGAAASSRVLGAVIVG from the coding sequence ATGCCCCTGACCGGTCGGATCTCCCCCGCCACCCGGCGGGCGCTGCGGCTGCTCGCCTGGCGGGCCCGGCGCCCCCTCGCCGCCCTGTGCGCCGCCCTCGCGGTGGTGGCCGTCGTCGAGCAGGTGCGGCCGCCCGACCCGCCCACCGTCGAGGTACCCGTCGCCGCCCGGGACCTGCCGGCCGGCGCCGTCCTGCGGCCGCGGGACGTCCACCTGCAGCAGGTCCCGCCGGCGCTCGTCCCGCACCGCGACGTCCCGCGCGCGGACGACGTCACGGGCCGCCCGCTCCTCGTCGCGGTGCCGCTGGGCCTCCCGCTGGTGCCGGAGCTGCTCGCGGACGAGGCCGCTGTCCCGCCGGAGGGCACGGTCGTGGTGCCCGTCCGGTTCGCGGACGCGGGCGTGGCCGCGCTGCTCCGCCCGGGAGTGCTCGTCGACGTGGTCGCCGCGCCCGTCCTGGACGGCGACGAGCCGGAGCGCCTGGCGCGCGGCGCCGTCGTGCTCGCCCCCGCGGGCAGCGGCGCCGGGGACGCCTCGGGCGGCGCGGCGGACGGGCCGGGAGCGGCTGCGGCCGACCGGGGCGACGGCCTGCGCGACGGGTCCGCCGCCGACGGGCCGGTGCTGCTCGCGGTGCGGCCGGACGAGGCCGTGTCCCTGGGCGCGGCCGCGTCCTCCCGGGTGCTCGGTGCGGTCATCGTGGGATGA